A portion of the Salvelinus alpinus chromosome 33, SLU_Salpinus.1, whole genome shotgun sequence genome contains these proteins:
- the LOC139563081 gene encoding mucin-15-like: MDLYSIITAVLLLQLQGFHVALLQAPTNSPGRTIDQSWLRQLFKSKLNKTSQAQSNGIVDTNQEGTESTDNSPWGIADGSMSFSGEQDTSETAGDVTIGTTMPPGLPEATAEDPESPATAVESPETTVAPEPPVSVALNSSQVSNATGEDSGLQTTSTTPITENSNGSNSVSNDTELNETTTAPDTNSTEEAGPDPDTENGVTNSTEDSHNVTTAVPEEPAPSSEPSTASPTTELPLDSPGTTTAKIIPETTTTTGPSTTTDMMETGAASGNNSARGLASDAVQNKKRSEAWGAILGTGVAVCFVAMVVYVIQRRRGRRDFTHRKLVEEFPSDPVQQLDNSEALDLKYDGSAYYNPGLQMDNIQMANFPRGHQN, translated from the exons ATGGACCTTTATTCAATCATCACTGCTGTTTTGCTTCTGCAACTGCAAGGTTTTCATGTGGCCTTGCTCCAGGCACCAACAAACTCTCCCGGACGGACGATTGATCAAAGTTGGCTTCGTCAATTGTTCAAATCCAAGCTCAACAAGACAtcacaagctcagtccaatggcATTGTTGATACGAACCAGGAGGGTACTGAGTCAACAGATAACTCTCCTTGGGGTATCGCAGATGGTTCCATGTCATTTAGTGGGGAACAGGACACAAGCGAGACTGCAGGTGATGTGACGATTGGCACCACAATGCCACCAGGGTTGCCAGAAGCCACAGCAGAGGACCCTGAATCGCCAGCGACCGCTGTTGAATCTCCAGAAACCACTGTTGCACCAGAACCCCCAGTGAGTGTTGCCTTAAACTCAAGCCAAGTTTCCAATGCAACTGGAGAGGACAGTGGACTCCAAACTACCAGCACCACTCCAATCACAGAAAACTCAAATGGCTCTAATTCCGTGTCCAATGACACTGAATTGAACGAGACAACCACAGCTCCAGACACCAATAGCACAGAGGAGGCCGGTCCAGATCCTGATACTGAGAACGGGGTAACCAACAGTACAGAGGACAGCCATAATGTAACGACTGCAGTACCAGAAGAACCAGCGCCATCAAGTGAACCATCCACAGCTTCCCCCACCACAGAGCTCCCCTTGGACTCACCTGGGACTACAACTGCCAAAATCATCCCAGAAACTACAACAACCACAGGTCCCAGCACAACAACAGACATGATGGAAACTGGTGCCGCTTCAGGGAACAACTCTGCGAGAG GCTTGGCCTCAGATGCAGTGCAGAACAAGAAGAGGAGTGAGGCATGGGGTGCCATCCTGGGCACAGGagtggctgtgtgctttgtggcGATGGTGGTCTATGTCATCCAGAGAAGGAGAGGCCGACGGGATTTCACACACAGGAAGCTTGTTGAGGAATTCCCCTCAGACCCAG TTCAACAACTGGACAACAGTGAGGCTTTGGATTTGAAATATGATGGTTCAGCTTACTACAATCCTGGACTCCAAATGGACAACATCCAAATGGCCAACTTTCCACGAGGACATCAAAATTGA